A region from the Nonlabens sp. YIK11 genome encodes:
- a CDS encoding homocysteine S-methyltransferase family protein — translation MKNTTLYKALQERILVLDGAMGTMLQRHKFTEEDFRGERFADYASDVKGNNDLLSITQPEAIAGVHAQYFAAGADIVETNTFSATTIAMADYHMEFLVDELNVESARIARKVADDFTAKEPHKPRFVAGAIGPTNKTASMSPDVNDPGYRAITFEELRKAYKQQAAGLIKGGVDILLVETVFDTLNAKAALFAIEELKEELKLDIPVMVSGTITDASGRTLSGQTAEAFMISIEHIPLLSVGFNCALGAKQLTPYLETVASKSSYGISAYPNAGLPNAFGEYDESPEQMASQIREYLDKSLVNIIGGCCGTTPEHIAAIAKIAAEYQPRIIPSLQTLAHG, via the coding sequence TTGAAGAATACTACATTATATAAGGCATTGCAAGAGCGCATCCTCGTACTGGATGGTGCCATGGGAACCATGTTGCAACGGCATAAATTCACAGAAGAAGACTTTAGAGGCGAGCGCTTTGCAGACTACGCATCTGATGTGAAAGGGAACAATGATTTGCTGTCTATCACTCAGCCAGAGGCCATTGCTGGTGTCCATGCCCAATACTTTGCGGCTGGAGCAGATATCGTAGAGACCAATACGTTTAGTGCAACGACGATCGCCATGGCAGATTATCACATGGAATTTTTGGTGGATGAACTAAATGTTGAAAGTGCTCGAATTGCCCGCAAAGTAGCCGACGATTTCACTGCAAAAGAACCACACAAACCTAGGTTTGTTGCGGGCGCCATAGGTCCGACCAACAAAACCGCCAGCATGTCGCCAGATGTCAACGATCCTGGCTATCGAGCCATTACGTTTGAAGAGTTGCGAAAAGCATACAAACAACAGGCGGCTGGATTGATCAAAGGTGGCGTAGATATTTTGTTGGTAGAAACCGTTTTTGACACACTCAATGCTAAAGCTGCTCTTTTTGCCATCGAAGAATTAAAGGAAGAACTTAAGCTTGATATACCAGTCATGGTAAGCGGTACGATTACAGATGCCTCTGGAAGAACCTTAAGCGGTCAGACAGCCGAGGCTTTTATGATTTCGATTGAGCATATACCGCTGTTGTCTGTTGGGTTTAATTGCGCCTTGGGTGCCAAACAACTCACACCTTATTTAGAGACCGTAGCTAGTAAGTCCAGTTATGGAATAAGTGCATATCCCAATGCGGGATTACCTAACGCCTTTGGAGAATATGATGAGTCGCCAGAGCAGATGGCTTCACAAATTAGAGAATATCTCGACAAATCTTTGGTCAATATCATAGGTGGTTGTTGTGGTACCACACCAGAACACATTGCCGCTATTGCAAAAATAGCTGCCGAATATCAGCCTAGAATTATTCCATCCCTACAAACTTTGGCGCATGGATAA
- a CDS encoding NAD(P)/FAD-dependent oxidoreductase, with translation MITTDILIIGAGPTGLFAVFEAGLLKLKCHIIDALAQPGGQCTELYPKKPIYDIPGFPEVLAGDLVDNLMKQIEPFQPGFTLGERAETIDKQEDGSFIVTTSKGTKHHAKVVAIAGGLGSFEPRKPSIDGIENYEDNGLAYMIKDPEVYRDKKVVIAGGGDSALDWSIFLADVASEVTLVHRREEFRGALDSVEKVEELVQQDKIRLVTPAEILDINGEGKVESVLLQHNDEAKRMEVIECDAFIPLFGLAPKLGPIADWGLEIEKNAIKVDNTLDYQTNTPGIYAIGDVNTYPGKLKLILCGFHEATLMCQSAYQRIFPDKRYVMKYTTVGGIDGFDGSRKEAEKAVVKKIGNKQNV, from the coding sequence ATGATTACCACAGATATTTTAATCATAGGCGCTGGCCCTACAGGTCTTTTTGCGGTTTTTGAAGCAGGATTGTTAAAGCTAAAGTGTCATATCATAGACGCACTAGCCCAACCTGGAGGTCAGTGTACAGAATTGTATCCTAAAAAACCCATCTATGATATTCCTGGTTTTCCAGAAGTTCTAGCTGGTGATCTGGTGGATAATCTCATGAAGCAAATCGAACCGTTCCAGCCTGGTTTTACTTTGGGAGAGCGCGCCGAAACCATTGATAAACAAGAAGATGGTAGCTTTATAGTGACGACCAGTAAAGGAACTAAGCACCATGCTAAAGTAGTCGCCATTGCTGGTGGTTTAGGATCTTTTGAACCTCGCAAACCATCCATTGATGGAATCGAAAATTACGAGGACAACGGTCTAGCTTACATGATCAAAGATCCCGAGGTTTATCGCGACAAAAAAGTAGTCATTGCCGGTGGTGGCGATAGTGCTTTGGATTGGTCTATATTTTTGGCAGACGTCGCTAGCGAAGTAACTCTGGTTCATAGACGAGAGGAATTCCGTGGTGCGCTGGATAGTGTAGAGAAAGTAGAGGAACTGGTACAACAGGATAAAATAAGATTAGTCACACCTGCCGAAATCTTAGATATCAATGGAGAAGGCAAGGTCGAATCGGTGCTCCTACAGCACAACGACGAGGCAAAACGAATGGAAGTTATCGAATGCGATGCTTTTATACCGTTATTTGGTTTGGCGCCTAAACTAGGCCCAATAGCCGATTGGGGACTTGAAATAGAAAAGAATGCCATCAAGGTGGACAATACACTGGATTACCAAACCAACACTCCTGGAATCTATGCCATAGGTGATGTGAATACATATCCAGGGAAATTGAAACTGATCCTTTGTGGTTTTCACGAGGCCACTTTAATGTGTCAAAGTGCTTACCAGCGCATCTTTCCAGACAAACGCTACGTGATGAAATACACAACCGTTGGTGGTATTGATGGATTTGATGGTTCGCGCAAGGAAGCCGAAAAAGCAGTCGTTAAAAAAATAGGCAACAAGCAGAATGTCTGA
- the metF gene encoding methylenetetrahydrofolate reductase [NAD(P)H]: MKITDHIKQADQALFSFEIIPPVKGKSIQELYNNIDPLMEFKPPFIDVTTSREEFIYIEKKGGLLEKKLTRMRPGTLGICAAIQNKYDVDTVPHLLCGGFTQQETEYLLVDCQYLEIDNVMALRGDARKEEKRFESTDGGHKYAIDLVKQINDLNKGHYLHDVIEISCDVDFCIGVAGYPEKHEESPSMKTDLKRLKDKVEAGAHYVVTQMFFDNQKYFDFVKAARDIGITIPIIPGIKPIATKAHLQLLPKTFHLDIPQDLVDAVENCKTNKDVRQVGVEFCVEQCRELLAHDVPVLHFYSMGKSDNIYDIAKAIF; this comes from the coding sequence ATGAAGATTACCGACCATATCAAACAAGCAGATCAAGCGCTGTTTAGCTTTGAGATCATACCACCAGTAAAGGGCAAGTCTATACAGGAACTCTATAACAATATCGATCCCTTGATGGAATTCAAGCCGCCATTTATAGATGTGACAACTTCTCGAGAAGAGTTTATCTACATAGAGAAAAAAGGCGGTTTGCTGGAGAAAAAACTCACCAGAATGCGACCTGGAACGCTGGGAATTTGTGCTGCGATACAGAATAAATATGACGTAGATACCGTACCACATTTGCTTTGTGGTGGTTTTACCCAGCAGGAAACAGAATATCTTCTAGTAGACTGTCAATATCTTGAGATTGATAATGTCATGGCGCTGCGCGGCGATGCCCGTAAGGAAGAAAAGCGCTTTGAGAGTACAGATGGAGGTCATAAATATGCCATCGATCTGGTGAAGCAAATCAATGATTTGAATAAAGGACACTACTTGCATGATGTTATTGAAATTTCCTGTGATGTGGATTTTTGCATAGGCGTGGCTGGTTATCCAGAAAAGCATGAGGAATCACCCAGCATGAAAACCGATTTAAAGCGTTTAAAGGATAAAGTGGAAGCCGGTGCACATTACGTAGTGACCCAGATGTTCTTTGACAACCAGAAATATTTTGACTTTGTAAAAGCGGCTCGCGACATAGGCATCACCATACCTATTATCCCAGGAATCAAGCCTATCGCGACTAAGGCACATTTACAATTGCTTCCTAAAACGTTCCATCTGGACATCCCGCAAGATTTAGTGGATGCGGTAGAAAACTGTAAGACAAATAAAGACGTACGTCAGGTAGGCGTGGAGTTTTGCGTCGAGCAGTGCCGCGAGTTGCTGGCGCACGATGTACCGGTGCTGCATTTTTACAGCATGGGAAAAAGCGATAATATTTATGACATTGCCAAAGCTATTTTTTAA
- the cysD gene encoding sulfate adenylyltransferase subunit CysD, with amino-acid sequence MPKVLPLNALEAEAIYIIREVVAQFEKPVLLFSGGKDSITLLHLARKAFFPARIPFPLLHVDTGHNFPETIDFRDELVAKYDLDLIVAHVQDNIDAGIVKEETGRYSSRNQLQTQTLLDAIEEHGFDACMGGARRDEEKARAKERIFSVRNDFGEWDEKNQRPELFDLLNGMIELGQNVRCFPISNWTELDVWNYIRSEKIEIPSIYYAHERSVFERDGLIWSDSPHVYRDDHEEVAIRWVRFRTVGDMSCTAAVASTAIDIDTVIEEISGSTISERGARIDDKRSEAAMETRKQQGYF; translated from the coding sequence ATGCCTAAAGTTTTACCACTTAATGCACTAGAGGCAGAGGCGATTTATATCATACGCGAGGTCGTCGCGCAGTTTGAGAAACCGGTGCTATTGTTTTCTGGCGGTAAGGACAGTATCACACTGTTGCATCTTGCCAGAAAGGCCTTTTTTCCGGCTAGGATTCCGTTTCCATTATTGCATGTAGATACTGGTCACAACTTTCCCGAAACCATTGACTTTAGAGATGAATTGGTGGCCAAATATGATTTAGATCTGATCGTGGCTCATGTGCAGGACAATATCGATGCAGGAATCGTCAAGGAAGAAACCGGTCGTTATTCCAGTCGCAATCAACTGCAGACACAAACGTTGCTGGATGCGATTGAAGAACATGGGTTTGACGCCTGCATGGGCGGCGCCAGACGTGACGAGGAAAAGGCACGTGCCAAGGAGCGCATCTTCTCCGTACGCAACGATTTTGGTGAATGGGATGAAAAAAACCAGCGACCTGAACTTTTTGATTTGCTCAATGGTATGATCGAGCTAGGTCAGAATGTGCGTTGTTTTCCTATTTCCAACTGGACAGAGCTGGACGTTTGGAACTATATAAGAAGCGAAAAAATAGAAATACCATCGATTTATTATGCGCACGAGCGATCTGTTTTTGAGCGTGACGGTTTGATCTGGAGCGATTCACCTCATGTGTATCGCGACGATCATGAAGAGGTGGCAATTCGATGGGTGCGATTTAGAACCGTAGGCGACATGTCGTGTACCGCAGCGGTCGCAAGTACAGCAATAGATATTGATACGGTTATTGAAGAGATAAGCGGCAGTACCATTTCAGAACGTGGCGCACGTATTGACGACAAGCGCAGCGAGGCTGCCATGGAAACACGCAAGCAACAAGGATATTTTTAA
- a CDS encoding sulfate adenylyltransferase subunit 1 gives MDVLKIATAGSVDDGKSTLIGRLLYDTQSLPTDKLEAIKKSSEKKGYDYLDLSLATDGLVAEREQGITIDVAHIYFSTPDRSYIIADSPGHVEYTRNMITGASTSKASIILIDARKGVVEQTFRHFYINHLLKTSHLIIAVNKMDLVDYEESAFAKTEQQFRSLLDQHPLEKRTVHFVPVSALKGENVVDISGAMPWYTGSTILEILSKIDTVEESTQGFLQVQNVIRPKTEEYHDYRGFAGRIKGAHLSTGDEITVLPSMKTSTIDGIYFNGDRYDEAPVGSSVSVTLSDEVNVDRGDVLMTQLPADFELTKTIQATICWMDSTPLRPRTKFHLQYGTQRMTCRVQHILSKKSTDFRQDITEVEILELNDIARIQLKLSKPIPAITYDQSKELGRFILIEPQSRNTAAVGFIE, from the coding sequence ATGGATGTATTGAAGATAGCTACCGCAGGTAGCGTAGATGATGGGAAAAGCACCTTGATAGGCCGTTTGTTGTACGACACGCAATCGCTGCCTACAGACAAACTGGAAGCCATTAAAAAGAGCAGTGAGAAGAAAGGCTACGATTACCTAGACCTATCACTGGCTACTGATGGTCTTGTGGCAGAGCGTGAGCAAGGAATAACCATAGACGTGGCGCACATTTATTTCTCGACACCAGACCGCAGTTACATCATTGCAGACTCGCCTGGTCATGTGGAATACACGCGCAACATGATCACGGGCGCCAGTACCAGTAAGGCCAGCATTATATTGATCGATGCTAGAAAAGGCGTTGTGGAGCAGACCTTCCGCCACTTTTATATCAACCATTTGCTGAAGACCAGCCATTTGATCATTGCGGTAAATAAAATGGATCTGGTGGATTATGAAGAGTCCGCTTTCGCGAAAACGGAACAACAATTCAGATCACTGCTGGATCAACATCCCTTGGAAAAACGAACCGTGCATTTTGTGCCGGTCAGTGCGCTCAAAGGCGAAAATGTTGTAGATATATCAGGTGCAATGCCTTGGTACACTGGAAGTACCATTTTGGAAATCCTGTCCAAGATCGATACAGTGGAAGAAAGCACGCAAGGATTTTTACAAGTTCAAAACGTGATACGTCCCAAAACCGAAGAATACCATGATTACCGTGGTTTTGCGGGTCGCATCAAAGGCGCGCACTTATCCACTGGTGACGAGATTACCGTGTTGCCTTCAATGAAAACCAGTACGATTGATGGTATTTATTTTAATGGCGATAGGTATGATGAGGCTCCAGTAGGCAGCTCAGTCAGTGTGACGTTGAGTGATGAAGTCAATGTGGATCGTGGTGATGTCTTGATGACGCAATTGCCAGCAGATTTTGAGCTGACTAAAACGATTCAAGCGACCATTTGCTGGATGGATAGCACACCACTACGTCCACGCACTAAATTCCATCTTCAATATGGAACGCAGCGCATGACTTGCCGTGTGCAACACATCCTTTCCAAAAAGTCTACCGATTTCCGCCAGGACATCACGGAAGTCGAGATTTTGGAACTCAACGACATTGCAAGGATTCAGCTTAAATTGAGCAAGCCCATTCCAGCAATAACCTACGATCAATCTAAAGAATTAGGTCGTTTCATTTTGATTGAGCCGCAAAGTAGAAACACCGCTGCGGTTGGGTTTATTGAGTGA
- a CDS encoding DUF2061 domain-containing protein, which translates to MILDQFLYTSRKQEQIQDVSAAMSQDSTMRSVIKSITWRVVGTMDTILISWILTGQVRTAFAIGGVELITKMVLYVAHERVWNRIKFGRRP; encoded by the coding sequence ATGATTTTAGATCAGTTTTTATACACCTCGCGCAAGCAAGAACAAATACAGGATGTTAGTGCAGCTATGTCGCAGGATTCTACCATGCGCAGCGTGATCAAATCCATCACCTGGCGTGTTGTTGGGACGATGGATACCATATTGATTTCATGGATCTTGACAGGTCAGGTGCGCACGGCTTTTGCCATCGGTGGTGTAGAATTGATCACTAAAATGGTGCTGTATGTCGCTCACGAGCGCGTATGGAACCGCATAAAATTTGGCAGACGACCATGA
- a CDS encoding phosphoadenosine phosphosulfate reductase family protein, with the protein MIDQSNYQEYNSAFAKAEPSEIIATILKQAHKPVVTTNFRPYEVAILHAVSNVDATVPVIWCDTGYNTPQTYRHAIYVIDTLKLDVTTFVPKQTVAYRNEVMGLPTVDDPKHAEFTQQVKLEPFQRAMEQFRPDVWFTNLRAGQTSFRDSIDVLSYSKDGILKVAPFYHYSDAQLDDYLQQYQLQNEHRYFDPTKVEANRECGLHA; encoded by the coding sequence ATGATAGATCAAAGCAATTATCAAGAATATAATTCCGCTTTCGCGAAAGCGGAACCCAGCGAAATCATTGCAACTATATTAAAACAGGCGCATAAACCAGTAGTTACTACCAACTTTAGACCCTACGAGGTTGCGATATTGCACGCCGTGTCAAACGTAGATGCTACTGTACCGGTCATCTGGTGCGATACAGGATACAATACGCCACAAACCTACAGACATGCTATTTATGTGATCGATACTTTAAAACTGGATGTGACCACCTTTGTACCAAAACAAACCGTCGCGTATAGAAATGAAGTGATGGGCTTGCCTACCGTAGATGATCCAAAACATGCAGAGTTCACCCAGCAAGTCAAACTAGAACCATTCCAGCGAGCTATGGAACAGTTTCGGCCGGATGTCTGGTTTACCAACCTGCGCGCGGGACAGACCAGTTTTAGGGACTCCATAGATGTACTGTCCTATAGCAAGGACGGCATATTGAAGGTAGCACCATTTTATCACTACAGTGATGCGCAGCTGGACGATTACTTGCAACAATACCAATTACAGAATGAGCACAGATATTTTGACCCTACAAAAGTCGAAGCGAACCGTGAATGCGGTCTCCATGCCTAA
- a CDS encoding 2Fe-2S iron-sulfur cluster-binding protein, producing MSDIKMTIIDRDGQRHEVDAPTDMNMNVMEVCKAYDLPVQAVCGGMAMCATCQCYIISDHDLGERNDDEEAMLWEAQNVKENSRLGCQIPITEELEGLVIELAPEE from the coding sequence ATGTCTGATATTAAAATGACCATCATCGACCGCGATGGCCAGCGCCACGAGGTCGATGCGCCTACGGACATGAACATGAACGTCATGGAAGTCTGCAAGGCTTATGATTTACCAGTACAAGCCGTTTGCGGCGGTATGGCCATGTGTGCCACTTGCCAGTGCTACATCATCAGTGATCATGATCTAGGTGAACGCAATGATGATGAAGAAGCCATGCTTTGGGAAGCCCAAAACGTCAAAGAGAATTCCCGACTAGGCTGCCAGATCCCGATAACCGAGGAATTAGAAGGATTGGTGATTGAATTGGCTCCTGAAGAATAG
- a CDS encoding acyloxyacyl hydrolase: MTNRFIILVVFFAFAKAITAQSQEQFPKIATLDVSLMHGTILQHNPDISHLITEHPKGVLLSYNRKTFGEEEWESRYGFPDWGFSAAYQDMKNYNLGEAYSAYAHYNFHFFNRNLQFRVGQGLAYMTKPFDVETNPQNNAYGTTITSSTYLVANYRKENIYKGLGFHAGASIIHYSNANVRAPNNSTNTWFFNAGINYTLNRDEIPEYKIWEKRGYTEAIGINAMARLGFNESDYRGSGQHPFYDFSVYADKRINIKSSLHAGVELFVAEFLREFRDYQANSFPENGITGDEDHKRVGLFIGHELHLGKTSVLSQFGYYVYQPIEFESKFYNRLGLQRRLTDNLFASVTVKAHGAKAEGVSLGIGYRFKEVFNSKAEL, from the coding sequence ATGACGAACCGTTTTATCATTCTTGTGGTTTTTTTCGCTTTCGCGAAAGCGATAACAGCACAATCCCAAGAACAATTTCCTAAGATTGCGACCCTAGATGTATCCTTGATGCATGGGACTATCCTGCAGCACAATCCAGATATTTCCCATCTCATTACAGAGCATCCCAAAGGTGTTTTGCTTAGTTACAATCGCAAGACCTTTGGAGAAGAAGAATGGGAATCGCGCTACGGTTTTCCAGATTGGGGTTTCAGTGCTGCCTATCAGGACATGAAAAATTATAATCTGGGCGAGGCATATAGTGCCTATGCACATTACAATTTTCACTTCTTCAACAGGAATTTGCAGTTTAGAGTAGGTCAAGGACTGGCCTACATGACTAAACCATTTGATGTGGAGACAAACCCGCAGAACAATGCTTACGGTACGACCATCACCAGTTCTACCTATTTGGTGGCAAACTATAGAAAGGAGAACATCTACAAAGGTCTAGGTTTTCACGCTGGTGCGAGCATTATACATTATTCCAATGCTAATGTGCGTGCGCCCAACAATTCTACCAACACCTGGTTTTTTAACGCAGGAATCAACTATACCTTGAATCGTGACGAGATTCCAGAATATAAGATCTGGGAAAAACGTGGTTATACAGAGGCTATTGGCATCAACGCCATGGCTCGACTAGGTTTTAATGAGAGCGATTACCGCGGTAGCGGTCAGCATCCGTTTTATGATTTCTCTGTGTATGCTGATAAGCGCATCAATATCAAAAGCAGTTTACATGCTGGTGTGGAATTATTTGTAGCCGAGTTTCTTAGAGAATTCCGCGATTATCAAGCCAATAGTTTTCCAGAAAACGGCATCACCGGTGATGAAGATCATAAACGAGTTGGACTTTTTATAGGTCACGAGTTGCATTTAGGAAAAACGAGTGTGTTATCGCAATTTGGGTATTATGTGTACCAGCCTATCGAGTTCGAATCCAAATTTTACAATCGATTGGGATTACAAAGAAGGTTGACAGACAACCTATTTGCCAGCGTCACCGTAAAAGCACACGGCGCCAAAGCAGAAGGCGTGAGCCTAGGAATAGGCTATAGATTCAAAGAAGTCTTTAATTCTAAAGCGGAGTTATGA
- the metH gene encoding methionine synthase: protein MDKKEFRPLKLSGLEPLVITPESNFVNVGERTNVAGSKKFLRLIKEEKFDEALDVARDQVDNGAQIIDINMDDGLIDGKAAMVKFLNLIAAEPDISRVPIMIDSSKWEIIEAGLQVVQGKCVVNSISLKEGEEEFIKHAKAIKRYGAAVIVMAFDEVGQADTYERRIEIAKRSYDILVNEVKFAPEDIIFDLNIFPVATGMDEHKLNALDFIEGTRWVRENLPHASVSGGVSNVSFSFRGNDKVREAMHSAFLYHAIKAGMNMGIVNPALLEVYDDIDKELLDHVEDVLLNRRDDATERLLDYAENVTQTTRTSTIDNSWRELPLQDRITRALVKGVDAFIIEDVEEARKASSAPIEVIEGHLMTGMNVVGDLFGSGKMFLPQVVKSARVMKKAVAYLLPYIEAEKEKNLKENPDFLSSTSSPKVLMATVKGDVHDIGKNIVSVVLACNNYEIIDLGVMVPPEKILDAAIEHQVDIIGLSGLITPSLDEMVYIAKEMKRRNFNVPLMIGGATTSRAHTAVKIAPEYDGTIVHVNDASRAVTVAGELTGDKDEDYFAFAKAKKEEYSKLRDEFLGRAKKKDFLTIEQARKHKWTTNWDTYQAVKPNKLGVHELTNLDLKEISEYIDWSPFFRSWDLHGRYPDILTDQVVGEQATDLFADAQEMLKQIIDEKWLDAKALYGLFPANSNDQDDIEVQGIDAEFIFRTLRQQSKKAAGKPQIALSDFIAPAASGTQDYIGAFCVTTGFGVPERAKQFEKDHDDYNSIMLKALADRLAEALAEYLHLRIRKEFWGYASDEQLENNDLIKEAYKGIRPAPGYPACPDHLEKETIWKLLQVEEKIGVTLTESLAMWPAASVSGYYIAHPESRYFGLGKIKEDQVEDYAKRKGISLAKAEKWLNPNIAD from the coding sequence ATGGATAAGAAAGAATTTAGACCTCTAAAACTTAGCGGCCTTGAGCCGTTAGTCATAACTCCAGAAAGCAACTTTGTCAATGTGGGCGAGCGCACCAACGTTGCGGGTTCCAAGAAATTTTTACGTCTTATTAAGGAAGAGAAGTTTGATGAAGCATTAGATGTTGCTCGCGACCAGGTGGATAACGGTGCCCAGATCATTGACATCAATATGGACGACGGCCTGATCGATGGTAAAGCCGCCATGGTCAAGTTTCTCAACCTGATCGCTGCAGAACCTGATATTTCTAGAGTGCCTATCATGATCGATAGTTCCAAATGGGAAATTATTGAGGCTGGATTGCAAGTGGTACAAGGTAAATGCGTTGTCAATTCTATAAGCTTAAAAGAAGGCGAAGAAGAATTTATAAAACATGCTAAGGCTATCAAGCGTTATGGCGCGGCCGTGATCGTTATGGCTTTTGATGAAGTAGGTCAAGCAGACACCTATGAACGCCGCATCGAGATTGCCAAACGCAGCTATGATATTTTGGTTAACGAGGTCAAGTTCGCTCCAGAAGACATCATCTTTGACCTTAATATCTTTCCGGTAGCTACGGGAATGGACGAGCATAAACTTAACGCCCTAGACTTCATTGAAGGGACTCGATGGGTGCGTGAAAACTTGCCACATGCTAGTGTCAGTGGTGGCGTGAGTAATGTGAGTTTTAGCTTTCGTGGGAATGATAAAGTACGAGAAGCGATGCACAGTGCCTTTTTATATCATGCCATCAAGGCTGGTATGAATATGGGAATCGTGAATCCTGCATTGCTAGAAGTCTATGACGATATTGATAAAGAGCTACTCGATCATGTAGAAGATGTATTGCTCAACCGCCGTGATGACGCTACAGAGCGTTTACTGGATTATGCAGAAAACGTTACGCAAACCACACGCACGAGCACTATTGACAATAGCTGGCGGGAATTGCCATTACAGGATAGAATCACCAGAGCTTTAGTAAAAGGAGTGGACGCTTTTATCATTGAAGATGTAGAAGAAGCGCGAAAAGCCTCAAGCGCACCCATCGAGGTGATTGAAGGTCATTTAATGACAGGTATGAATGTCGTGGGTGACTTGTTTGGTAGTGGTAAAATGTTCTTGCCACAAGTGGTCAAAAGCGCTCGGGTTATGAAAAAGGCGGTTGCTTATCTGTTACCCTATATTGAAGCTGAAAAAGAAAAGAACTTGAAAGAAAACCCTGACTTTCTTTCCAGCACCAGTTCGCCAAAGGTATTAATGGCCACCGTAAAAGGCGACGTACACGACATAGGGAAGAACATCGTTTCGGTAGTTTTAGCCTGCAATAATTACGAGATTATTGATCTTGGTGTGATGGTGCCGCCAGAGAAAATTCTGGATGCTGCGATCGAGCATCAAGTCGATATCATCGGCCTGAGCGGTTTGATAACGCCATCGCTGGACGAGATGGTCTATATCGCCAAAGAAATGAAGCGCCGCAACTTCAATGTGCCACTCATGATAGGTGGCGCGACGACCTCTAGGGCACACACGGCCGTGAAGATTGCCCCAGAATATGATGGCACGATCGTTCACGTCAACGACGCCAGCCGCGCGGTAACGGTCGCTGGAGAATTGACAGGCGATAAGGATGAGGATTATTTCGCTTTCGCGAAAGCGAAAAAAGAAGAGTACTCAAAACTGCGTGATGAGTTTCTAGGTAGAGCCAAAAAGAAAGATTTCTTAACCATCGAACAAGCCAGAAAACACAAATGGACCACAAATTGGGATACCTATCAGGCTGTAAAGCCCAACAAATTGGGTGTTCACGAATTGACAAACTTGGACCTCAAAGAAATTTCAGAATATATCGACTGGTCGCCCTTCTTCCGTAGTTGGGATTTGCACGGTCGTTATCCAGATATTTTGACAGATCAGGTCGTGGGTGAGCAGGCTACAGATTTGTTCGCAGATGCACAGGAAATGTTGAAGCAGATTATTGATGAGAAATGGCTGGATGCCAAAGCGCTCTACGGTTTGTTCCCAGCAAATTCCAACGATCAGGACGACATTGAGGTACAGGGAATAGATGCTGAATTTATTTTTAGAACCTTACGCCAGCAGTCTAAAAAAGCCGCTGGAAAGCCTCAAATAGCACTATCTGACTTTATCGCACCGGCAGCTTCTGGAACACAGGATTACATTGGGGCTTTTTGCGTGACAACAGGTTTTGGTGTTCCAGAAAGAGCAAAACAGTTTGAAAAAGATCATGACGATTACAATTCCATCATGCTCAAAGCTCTTGCTGACCGACTCGCCGAAGCGCTAGCCGAATATCTGCACCTAAGAATACGCAAGGAATTCTGGGGTTATGCCAGCGACGAGCAGTTGGAAAACAATGACTTGATCAAAGAAGCCTATAAAGGCATACGACCTGCGCCAGGTTATCCAGCTTGTCCAGACCACTTAGAAAAAGAAACCATCTGGAAACTGTTGCAAGTGGAAGAAAAAATAGGAGTAACGCTTACAGAAAGTCTTGCTATGTGGCCAGCAGCAAGCGTTTCCGGATACTACATCGCGCATCCAGAATCACGCTATTTTGGATTAGGCAAGATCAAAGAAGACCAAGTGGAGGATTATGCTAAGCGGAAAGGAATCTCTCTTGCCAAAGCAGAAAAATGGCTCAACCCCAATATTGCGGATTAA